One window of the Zea mays cultivar B73 chromosome 3, Zm-B73-REFERENCE-NAM-5.0, whole genome shotgun sequence genome contains the following:
- the LOC100285303 gene encoding LOB domain protein 25 yields MSTERERLDEIGKIKREPDTAALAVAAASASTVPADNHIPRRLGHGGALNTLTPCAACKLLRRRCAQECPFAPYFSPHEPHKFAAVHKVFGASNVSKMLLEVVEGERADTASSLVYEANLRLRDPVYGCMGAISILQQQVNALEAELEAVRAEILKHRYRQATGNRLMDDVRATASFVLAPASAPMHVNDVVSVVEAGQEVTATGGASGVYIAEAEQPSSTNNYSSLNPSEHPAYFG; encoded by the exons ATGTCCACGGAGAG GGAGAGACTCGATGAGATCGGGAAGATCAAGCGAGAGCCGGATACAGCCGCCCTCGCTGTCGCTGCCGCATCCGCCTCCACCGTGCCGGCCGACAACCACATCCCACGCCGCCTCGGCCACGGCGGTGCCCTCAACACCTTGACGCCGTGCGCCGCGTGCAAGCTCCTCCGCCGCCGCTGCGCGCAGGAATGCCCCTTCGCCCCTTACTTCTCGCCGCATGAGCCCCACAAATTCGCCGCCGTCCACAAGGTCTTCGGCGCTAGCAACGTCTCCAAGATGCTCTTG GAGGTggtggagggggagagggcggacACAGCGAGCAGCCTGGTGTACGAAGCGAACCTCCGGTTGCGGGATCCGGTGTACGGATGCATGGGCGCCATCTCCATTCTCCAGCAACAGGTGAACGCGCTGGAGGCCGAGCTGGAGGCAGTGAGGGCCGAGATCCTCAAGCACAGGTACCGGCAGGCCACCGGCAACCGTCTCATGGACGACGTGCGTGCCACGGCCAGCTTCGTCTTGGCTCCTGCGTCCGCTCCGATGCACGTTAATGACGTTGTATCAGTGGTGGAGGCAGGCCAAGAGGTCACCGCCACCGGCGGCGCGTCGGGGGTGTACATTGCGGAAGCCGAGCAGCCGTCAAGTACTAATAACTATAGCTCCCTTAACCCAAGTGAGCATCCTGCATACTTTGGTTGA